The DNA region GGGTAGCGACCATTACGGCGCCGAGCGCCAACTGGAACGGATCCGAAACGATCACTTTCACAGCGACTGATCCAGGTGAGTTGTCTGATTCCGACCAGGCCATTTTTACTGTAGTAGCTGTCAATCAGCCGCCACAGTTTTCCCAGGTCCCTCGAGACACGATTGTTACTGAAGGACAGGAATGCGTTCTCACAATATCTTGTCACGACCTTGACGGCGATGATGTTACTTTTGAGTGTCTTCAATGTCCCGAAGGAGCTTATCTTGTCGACCAGGTCAATCAAACCGACTTTGTGTTCATACCGGACTATTCCGATGTCGACCAAAGCTATGTTGTGCAGATAGGAGCCTCTGATGGAATCGACGATATCGATACGTCATTTGGCCTTGATGTTGTTAACAGCCTTCTCCAGGTTATCAAAGACGCGGACACCCAGGGACCAACCCCTCCAGGTGATTGCCGTGAAAATCTTGTGACCGACACACTTGAGGTCTGGTTCAATGAGAATGTAAGTACCAGTTCGTTGGTGAATCGAGTCAGTATGATTAGCAGACTAGGTGAACCAATGCCCATCTACCTCTACCAGGACAATCAGGATTTCTTCAGGGTCGTCCCATCTGATGGTATGTTCACTCCCCTCGACAGGATTGGTTTGATAATTGACGCAGACGTGATGGATCTCAATGGCTACTCAATGGGGACAGATGACACGGTGTGGGCGCATTTCGGTCCAGTTGTCTATCCGGGTGATGCCGACAACAACGGGATAGTTGATGAACGCGATATTCTTCGTCTG from Candidatus Zixiibacteriota bacterium includes:
- a CDS encoding T9SS type A sorting domain-containing protein, which gives rise to VATITAPSANWNGSETITFTATDPGELSDSDQAIFTVVAVNQPPQFSQVPRDTIVTEGQECVLTISCHDLDGDDVTFECLQCPEGAYLVDQVNQTDFVFIPDYSDVDQSYVVQIGASDGIDDIDTSFGLDVVNSLLQVIKDADTQGPTPPGDCRENLVTDTLEVWFNENVSTSSLVNRVSMISRLGEPMPIYLYQDNQDFFRVVPSDGMFTPLDRIGLIIDADVMDLNGYSMGTDDTVWAHFGPVVYPGDADNNGIVDERDILRLGVFWAETGCDRHQNPEVIWTMNAAHAWEELRATYADMDGDGDVDADDICCVSANWGKTPHDVAGRNEIEESLMPALKKLDERFVEQIYKALADCPEGGAKMSLLETFEALLDEESPSLPYSFALAQNYPNPFNPSTTIEYSVLVGCHVEIAVYDLLGKRVKSLIDEPVERGLYTTVWDGADETGTRVASGIYFYRMQAGDYDFTRKMLMLK